In a single window of the Elaeis guineensis isolate ETL-2024a chromosome 4, EG11, whole genome shotgun sequence genome:
- the LOC105037185 gene encoding protein-ribulosamine 3-kinase, chloroplastic, whose product MGHVGAFSFPFSLPRSRRFSLAQPFSVVAAMSDDPIRAWILTEGKATQITRISPIGGGCVSHASRYDTDSGPFFVKTNRKIGPSMFEGEALGLNAMYATKSIRVPKPYKVGPLPTGGSYIIMEFIKFGSSRGSQSVLGRKLAEMHKAGKSEKGFGFAVDNTIGSTPQINTWSSDWIEFFAEHRLGYQLKLALKQYGDSSMHEKGQRLIKNMRQLFEGVVIEPCLLHGDLWSGNIGCDENGDPVILDPACYYGHNEAEFGMSWCAGFGGSFYNSYFEVMPKQPGFENRRDLYKLYHYLNHYNLFGSGYRSSAMSIINGYLQMLKA is encoded by the exons ATGGGGCACGTGGGAGCCTTCTCtttccctttctctcttcctcgctCTCGCCGTTTCTCTCTCGCCCAACCCTTCTCAGTCG TGGCAGCTATGAGTGATGACCCAATTCGTGCATGGATTCTCACAGAAGGAAAGGCCACACAGATTACGAGAATTAGTCCCATTGGGGGTGGCTGTGTCAGTCATGCAAGCCGATATGATACAGATTCTGGTCCTTTCTTTGTTAAGACAAACAG AAAAATTGGACCATCAATGTTTGAAGGAGAGGCTCTTGGTTTAAATGCAATGTATGCCACCAAATCAATTCGTGTCCCAAAGCCGTATAAG GTTGGACCTTTACCAACTGGTGGCTCCTATATTATCATGGAATTTATCAAGTTTGGATCTTCCAGGGGAAGTCAG TCGGTTCTAGGAAGAAAGCTTGCTGAAATGCATAAAGCTGGGAAGTCGGAGAAGGGCTTTGGGTTTGCTGTTGATAATACAATTGGCAG TACTCCCCAGATAAACACTTGGTCTTCAGATTGGATTGAGTTTTTTGCTGAGCACAGATTGGGCTATCAATTAAAGTTGGCACTGAAGCAATATGGGGATTCCAGTATGCATGAAAAAG GTCAGAGGTTGATAAAGAATATGCGACAACTTTTTGAAGGTGTTGTGATTGAACCGTGCTTACTTCATGGAGACTTATGGAGTGGGAACATCGGTTGTGATGAGAATGGTGATCCCGTTATATTAGATCCAGCATGTTACT ATGGGCACAATGAAGCAGAATTTGGAATGTCATGGTGCGCTGGATTTGGTGGATCGTTTTATAATTCCTATTTTGAG GTTATGCCAAAACAACCTGGTTTTGAGAATAGGAGGGACTTGTACAAGCTGTATCATTACCTGAATCACTATAATTTATTTGGGTCAGGATATCGGTCCTCGGCTATGTCCATCATTAATGGCTACCTGCAGATGCTAAAAGCTTAG